The sequence below is a genomic window from Dermacentor albipictus isolate Rhodes 1998 colony chromosome 2, USDA_Dalb.pri_finalv2, whole genome shotgun sequence.
tgcacccaaatttaggtacacaggtgttttcacatttcgcactcatcgaaatgcagccgccgtggccgggatttgatccgccGACATCGTGCTTGGCAGTTcagcaccaaagccactaagcaaccacagcgggtcaaAGTGAAAACAATGCCCGTAAACTGAatggagaaatgaagaaacacaagAACGGTCTACGCAGCTCCATTGGTCAAGAACAATGTGAAGTATAGTTGCCTGAAGAAGCAATAGTGGTATAAACGCTTTTCTGGCAGGACACAATGCATCTGAATGCTGTGGCTTCACAGAATCGCATTTACCTGTTCATCCTGTACTGAACGGGAAGCACAACCGTGTTTTCTGGTCGTTCGAGCCTTGCAAACAAGCTCTCGTCCATGCCTTTTTTCCTGAAGAGAGCACAGTGGAACAACGAGCGCACATAAACTTGGGAACATTCAGTGTTCATATGGCATGAAAGCACCTGCTGGAAAGCGTTCAAAATACTAAACATTGCAGTAAAACCAACCTTTTTGCCTGCTCTCTTAAGCTGATACATGTTGTCCAAAGCTTGTAATGTCACACTTGTGGCTCACAAAAACAAAAACTACTTAGCAGACTGTACTTGGAAACAAATATTTTAGATTGCATTTCGTGACTGGCAACCACACTCCTATTACGCCAAAATGAAAAACGCTGTAGCAGATTCTCTCAACAGGTTTGAATGAGAATGTACCTTGCATCATCACTTTGCACCACGGGTGGCAATTGCTGAGTGTCGCCAACAAGCACAAAGGAACGGGCCAGGAAAAGGGGTCCCAGGCATGCCGGCTGCAAGGCCTGAGAAGCCTCATCCACAATGCAGGCATCAAAGCGCAGCCTCTTAAGTGGTCCTTGACCCGAGCCCAGACAAGTGCAGGCGACCACTAGCTGCATGGAAAGAAAAGTAACAGATGTGAGGGAAGTTTGTTAATTGGCCAGAATGGGTGAGTCAGCGACAGGTGCTTAGGCTAATGAAACACTGAGACAATTTAATGAATTGAATTGATCAAGAAGGCAGAGCAGCTGGACGTGGTGCTCTGGAGGAAGGTCAATGGGCGTGTTGGAGGGGTGCCTAGAGGAAGATGCAGGCACAGGGTCTATAAAGGAGATGTAAGCAGGTGGGGTATCCAAACACGCAAAAAATTAGGTGTACTGGGTCAGCGTGACCAAGGTACTCAAAGCATAACACACTAAGTGGGAGCAACATTGGGCTACAAATGCATGTGGAAGTGACACCAGCATAAAGATTGGGCACAGTGGATGGTATAACAGCATGGTGTTGAGCAATGTGGGTGGACAGCATAAAAGGCACACTGCTGTCACAGAAAGAGTCGCACAAGGAGACGACCAGAGACGACCCTAACATGTGGCTGTGATGACGAGTTTGGGAAGGGTCCCTTGGCAAGTGGCATTTCACAGAGAAGAAAGTAATGAGCTTTGAAGTGGATGCAGTCGGTGATAGCATAATGCCTTGACAGAAAATCCCAGCCCAAGATGACATAATGAGCACAACAAGCAAGAACAAAAAACTTGATCATGTAGGGCATGTCCAATGACAACCCGGCCTCTGCAAGATCCTAAAGGCTCGATGTCGAGCGTTTGCCGTACGTAGACAGACACCTGAAAGCAACATTGTGATCTTTCCAATGATGCAGTAAAGGAGAGCATGTGTTGCCAAGACTGCAGTGCCTATGCTCACAAAAGCTAGCTCCAGTACACCCTCAGCAACAATACAAGGGAAACTGTAAGCCTTGAAATTTTTAATGCGGCAGCGTtatggagctcgtgtcgcagaaaagccggtgtcgtcggcgtcgttaGCCGTGAACAAGAAATGgcagaaggcaattcataaataaaaacaacttgcaaggtgggctgggtgggaatcgaaccagggtctccagagtgtgagacggagacgctaccactcagccatgagttcgatgcttcaaagcgggacaaaagcacctctagtgaatgcagtgatgccttagaaacgtgccgtagaaagttatactgcggtgtatattggtaattatgagcatgtaaattacagaagtcgcagttaaatgcgtagcgaagtacatttccgctacattttttctgcacttggcgcacacgcagagccatcttgcggcaaacaaagaacaccccctcctcgcaatgtatggCGCTGCATCAACAGGTGTCACGCCACTCGCccacttctccccttcgtctcgtttgagcgcattggggccgtgcggggacaggtacgaggatgccccaatacccttgcgtttaataagttttcttgctctctccccttccaacttgcAGCGTGCGTCattcgaaccctcgtgtttattAGTCAATGTACAGTTAAAtcttgatataacgaacttcaatacaGCAGAGTGTATTTATCCACTATTTCAACATAAAATTTCACTGCCGTTGCGGACGAATAGcgagacaataaatgaaaacttcCGCGGACGccgatggtcaaatggttgaattagaCACAGCTGCTTGTTAACACATCTCTCAAATTGCAAACGAGAGCAATGCCGAAGCAGAGCAGTGTCATCTTTCGTATAacgtccaagtgcgataagattctATCATGCCTGGCGCGCTGTGTGCTTTTGGTGCGAGAGCATgcaagggtgagccaagaaggattAGTTGACGAGCGCCGTCTTCTGGCATGAGCAAAGGGAAAGGGACATAGGTGAGCTAGCTCATGGTAATGCGGTTAAGCGTGCATGAGGAGCTTAAGACACTGACAGCCGTGTGCACCCCCGCACACGGCTGTCAGTGTAGCTGAGCACATACGCAGCCCAGACGCCCTGTTTTTCAGGTAATCTGCTGCGTATTCAATTAATGGGTGTGctgagatggcgtggcatcatgtgtGTTGTCTTCTGTCGCATTTAGTAGTGGAGGTTGTTCGCAACCTCTAGTACTAAATAGTACAGTACTTGATAGTAAAATAGTACAATACTTGATAGTGTAGCCCCACTGTGGGCTACACTATCAGTCTCTGAGGCAGAGAGGACATGAAAGTGCGGCGCGATTTGCTGGTTCATACTGtcaatgtgaagatattgtccaCGTGGTATGAAACCGTATCTTTTGCTTTTTATTCAAGTGCTCAATTCGGAACATTTTGCGGTCccttctgtgcaagaaaaatttATCGGCAGCTGTACTTATTAGCATAAAatgttgaatttcaatacaacaaaattttgaTTTAACAAAGTGCATTGCCAATTTTAGCGACTTCGTTATACAGTCGCTGACTGATTTCTCTGACtgcgaaaattcggacatgctcgattattcggtctgcttcgctgCACTGccgttctccccatagaccataatgtataacaactgccgaaagttcggacaccttgcaacctttCTGATtattcggacactccttgagccaattCGATCaaaagcaccatgcaccgactctgaccggtgcatggttcgacttgctgaacgccattattgttttgaacggagcctccttgctgccccacaaagtggcactagtgcaaatccccgctcatcatcatcgtttctgcctggttcgtggctacagcagttctggtctcagcttagtaagccatgtcaagacaatccagcagctgatttgtttgtttcttcatgcacgacgctgcgagtaggccacgtttttcattTGTGCGACTGGTATCGGCGTGATGGCATTGATAATTTGTTGGTAGCATATTTGAGGGCAGTAATGTTGCTGCGTGCTAGCGCTTGGTCACATGGTAGTTTTTAAATCTCACATGCTTTTTTTGCAGCCCTGAAAAATGAAAACCACAACAGCtatcaccacacacacacaaaaaattgtTTGGGTATTTCTCAATAGGTTCTCCTGAAACAAGCAGTGTTTCGGATTAGAAAGAACAGGCAAGCAAAGTACGAAAGCAGCGAGCACGGGTCACAAGGTAGTAACTTCTGCTTCTTCTGGAGTTTATGGCGGCATAAGACACGCTGCTGTGGGCTCTTGAAGCACATTGTCCTTCACCATACTTGAAGCCTGGTCTGGCAGACAATGAAGTCGTTTGACTTTACAGGCTCCACAACTTCTCCATTGAAGGTTTTGAGTTTACTGGAAAATTTTGTAAGGTTGGTTAATTGTTAAATAATTACCTAAGTTCATAGTAAAACTGCTTTGAGTTGCTCAAGGGAACAGCGAACAGTACTAAGTTGGTTGCAACCTCACAACGCACACATTCACTTTCTAAGGCTTGGCACAAGTTACCTGAAACACCCAGTACTAGTATAACAAAAGTATTTTCATGTCGGATGGGGCTGTTATGATACAAGGTTCAACTAAAACCAAATTCTCAGTAAACACAGCTCTAATGGTTGGCACACGAAGCTTACTTGGCTCTCGTAAAACTCCTGCAGTCCCAGAGTAGTACTGATGGTAGCAGTCAGATTACTTGCGCTGAACTCTTTGAGATCTGGATGGACCTTGCTGGTAGCACCGAGTCTAACAAAGGGCACGCCACGGGCCTTTAACTTTAGCAATACACTGTCCACCCCACTGTGTGTATAGCTTGTCAGTAGTACCCGCTTCTTGAGCAGCACCAAGGCTTGAACTAAGGCAGCAATGGTAGTGGTTTTGCctgaaacaaaaaaacaaaatcagaTAGCATAACTATCATCGATTACAGGATTACTGTAAAGCAAAACATTTTCTGCAAGCTTTGACGACTTAAATTCGCAGCAGCTGATGAAGGGACAAGTGTGAAAATGAATCTTTGCGAGGGAACACTGCAAAAGCTGACAAGAACATAAATGAGACAAAGATGCATGCTGACTTCCAGTTGACAGTTTGTTGATAAATGTGCCTAATTTATATAATCCACTCACAAACTGCGATCGTAGAAACATCTCTAGAGACAGGGAAGGAAGCAAAGAATGAAAACATAATTGTATAATAAATAAAACTTAAAGAACATACCAAAAGATCATGAATCACCGAAAATGTCTACCGCTTGTACTTGCCTTCCACAAAACGCCTATGTATGCAACATGTTCCTGCACCATATGCACAGCTTCTATGACTATGTGGGTGTGGTCACTGTTGTGTTGATGGATAACAGTGGTACATTTGAATGAAGGTGCCTTCATCCCGCTTATGTCTTTGTCGGTCTTCGCACTCTTCACTTACTAAGATGAATTATCATCTAGCGAAATCAGCAACCCTGCTAAGACAAAAGCTGCATATGCCCCATTATATTCACTAAAGCATTCGGCagctagattaactggtcttgTCTCTGTCGCTCTTGTAGCACTAGTGGCCTGGATGATAAAATAATTATGGCTCTTGCAGGTAAGATTCTCTCCCCTAAGTGGCAGGACTCGGCTCACAAACGAAGCATGAAATGTGCAGACAAATATGTGCACACTGATTGGTCATGATGAAAGCATAGCCACATTGGTCATTTATTTACGTCGTCATAAAGACACACAAATCGCTCTCAAGAACAGCGCGTGAAATGTCTGTGCAAATTTTAGCCTTTAATAAATGGCTACAGTTAACGATTTGAAATAATCAATTATATCCTTCCTTGCAGATAGGAGAAAAAACTAGAAATGTATAATAATTAAGAGCCAACACCTGTTCCTGGCATTCCCTTGAAAAGCACGTAGTCTTCGCTCATCAAAAATTTGAGAATGGCTCGGCGCTGAAAATTGTTAAGGGGCTTGAGCACAGCGTGGCATGCCACGGCAATCTCCTTGGACAATGTTTTGCGGTACACAGGCATGGATCGGTCGATGACCAGCGACCTCAGCTTGTCAGACTCAGGCTCAGCACTCATCAACCTTGCCAAGTTGGAATAGCTGATGGTGAACGAAGCGGATGAGTACACCTTGTCAATGCGGTATGTCTTTGTTTGCCACTCCTGACAGGTGTGCATGTTCCTAGAGGGAGATAGAGAAGTGGTTAATACCATGTAAAAACCCGATTTAACATTCCGTTCTAGTCTACATCCAGGAGTGTTTTTGTGCATGGAATTATAGACTGCTTTAAAGTGACAACATGAAGACGCATAATAGCAGCATATTAGTTGGCACTAGCACAACAGCCAGAGATCTGCTACTGACACTTCAGCTTATTACTCGTTAGATTCTACTCTTAGCAGATTCCCAAAGCATTTCATGGAATAATACCCTGTTTTCAATGTTCGTTCAGCAGAATCCATGTGAAAATGGCAACACTGCTCTTCATATGTTTTTTCTGTAATATTTTCAGATCTTGAAAAGCAATGTGCTATCAATGAACAAAAAATATGGAATTCTAGTTCCGAAACATCAGTCTAGCTTCTTTCTTTTGCCGCAACAATTATAAACTTGCAACAACAATAATAGAGCAGTACTTTTACAAGGGCAATATGACGGTTATGAATGACATTGTGCACTTACTTGTCCAAGTCCAACACCACCTCATCGTTAGCCACAGTGGTGACAGTACCCGTAGCCACCGCAACACAGGTCAAGCTCTCCTGTTCGCTAACAGCGATGCGATCCCCCACATGGAGGCCAAAGCACTTCGTGAAGCTGCCCAATGAAGAAGAACCACTTCTGTGGAAGGCGTGGCGGAAGGCTTGTTCATTCACAGAAAGGATCTCCCGATCCCTGGCAAGTTTCACGCTACTGAAGCAAAGGCCCTTATTTTCCCTGAAATGAAATGACATGCACTGTGTGCAGCAGCATAACAATGATCAAGCTTAGCCCACATTTGCACCTACTTTTATACATTTTACAACTCGGACATGTAGAGACAATAGGCacaactagcagtgtgatcacccACCTTTTCGTGGCATCTTCCACCCAAAAGCGATCTTGAAGATCACGCTTGGCATGCTCCACTTCCATATTCAGCATGCTGCACCAATCCAAGAAGTAGCTGATATGCTCAGCACTCAAGTGCTTGACACTGTCCATAACAAACTGTGGCTCTGGCTGTATCTCCAGCTGCGACGTTCTACCTTCTGCTGTGCTTCtgagtgtagaaaaaaaaaaaagttcgtgtaAGCTGAAAGTTTTACAACAGTGATTGTATATGCACATaaacagtagacttccgttagtTTGACTGCAGGTAACTCAATTTTTTGTTTAATTTAATCCTGTCCAAAGGTGCCAGCtggcgcccatgcatttctatgggccgaagctttcgttatttcaatcctaaaattggcctttgctggATAATTCGAACATGACTAGTAAGCATGCATGCACCTGACCCCTATTGTGACTGAAACAGCAACCCCTTAACTGGCAGTGTCTTTCTTAGCAGAACTTATGGGACAGTGAATGCATtcaacacacacataaaaaaactcCCATCGAAAGCGCCTATCTTTGGCCTGCCCTAGGAATATTTTCAAGCAATGATGGTAGCTCAAGATGTGCGATTATGGTATTAATTCCGATTCTAACACGGGCCCTTTTTTTCCCTAGGAAACTTGGGCCGAAAGCAGTGTTCGCAACATTATTATGCTTTGTCGCATAACAGTGCTGTATTGTGGCGAGGCTAACTTTAGAAAACCGGCCACCAATCTGCAGCACATATTAtacccttgcccatttttttctgctaaaaaaaaaatcaggtgtGCATTAGATTTCCACTTTATTTAGGAGCTTCAATGTTACCGCTATGTTAGTCTTCTACTTTGGATACATAGAAAGCATGTATGCATTGGATTTGAGGGTGTGTTAGAATCAGGCAGATAAAGTCAAATTAATCAGTGATGTGTTTTGGAGTTTTTTATGCATATTGTTTGATTTATATGCCAGGTAATTCGATCAGTTTCGTTTGTCTAGTCAGGGTCCAATTAACGGAAGTCAACTGCACTTCTGTGTTTGCTATAGATTATTCTGCTTGGTACGTCAGCAACACGAAACAAACAAAGAGTAGAGACAGACAAGTATTATCTGTCTCTGTTTATATTGCTTTCAATGTTTCATGTCGCTCACATTGCGCTGATCAAAATAATGTAAGGCAAACCAAAACGCCAACATGCCCAAGAATGAGTTCCCTTGTAATACGTAGTATCATCAAAACTGCAAAATTACCTAACAAGTAGAAACAAGGAACTTGTGTCCTCCCGAAAGCTGCTACCACAAAAACTTCtgtaaacttttattttctgcAAATTTCTGCACATTTAAGAGTTAATTAAAAAATTGCATGCTTTAAAAGAGAGGGCAGATCACAGACCTCCTGTAGATGGAACATGTTGTGGCATAGGGGCACTTGGGGCAGAAGCGCTGGCTATCAATGGGTGTGGGCAAGACACCGGTAGCATCAGCCAAGTAGGAGGCAAGCTCATTGCGCCTCTGCAACAGGTCCCTGCGCTCAGCATGCCTGGAAGGCACCCGCTGCATGTCCACACAGTCACGAATGTAGAGCAGGAGGCCCTCTTCCACATCCGTAGCCTGTCGTTCTGCCATCATCATTGCATATAGGATCACCTGAAGGAGAGAGATTTCAAATCTTCGAGACGGCCAAAGACACGCCACAATTTTTAGTGCCGAATACCATAATCATAGAATACATAGTCGAACGACATATAGACTGGTGTATATACTATATAAACCCTAGGCAGTGTGCTGCCACCTGGCAGTAAACCCAGGTACTTTGCCTTTCTGGTCAAGTTAGGCACAATCAAATATCAAAGACAAGTTCGAGCTTGCTTCTTGATTCCTGTTCCCATCTCTACACAAATTTCAGCTTTCGTTACAGCTTGGAGTCCTGCAAGCATTTTCAGCTAACATAACACGGAGTGGCGACTGCTGCACTGCAGGCTCAAGTCGACTGTTCAAGTTTGCTGAAGGTCGAAAAGAGTCTTACCTGCCCCTTGTGTTCAGACGAGAAAGTGTGTCGTCCAGTTTTGAGCTCCAGTGGCACCAGCTGGCGGTGGTTATGCACCTTGACCTCCAGCGTGGCATCTACTTTGCCCTTGATTCCTATGCGTGGGCACCAGTAATTGTCCTCAATGTCCCTCACTTCGGTCACAAGTAAACCCTGCTTGCCGTCAGCAGGAAGCTTTGTGCCCATGTAGTCCTTTATCCAGCGTGATATATTGGGAAGAAGCTTCACGAGCAGTTCCCTCACCTCAGTCTCAGAAGTGTTAAGGCTGTACCTACAAGAAAATGTAAGGAAAGAAGACACCTTTGCTGCGTGCTCCCAGAGCTCTATTTCATCACAGCTGCCAGTAACTTGAGCCCAACAAAGTGTATCTTGAATTTTTTAAAACCACTGAGAAATGTACAATTTGAGACTGCACTTGTTTGAGCCACAACACTGCaaatgtttcctttgtagctacaTACATGAAGGAGTACTCAACATCCCATGCTATCGCCTTTTATTATGTAGCCTACAGTTAGCAAATGCAGACATTCAACAAAGCAATGAAACAAGCTCACACTTCTGATTGTTTGATGAAGCTTGTCCCAAGGTAAACGGAGAAATGAGGGTAGCGCAACAaacaaggagaaagaaaaatatgCACCACGAGGTATTATGCACCAAATATACACCACCTCAGGTATTTTATAGCAGGACTTAGGCTGTGAGAGACACTGCAACAAGAATCTGAAATGAACTAAGTACCATTAGGGATTGTTAGGATGCGTTTAAATCTAAATGCAAGAGCATCGTCGTGTTTTGCATTTATTGAAATGTGGCTGTGGCAGTCAGAATTAGAACCCACATCGTTAGGGCAATGGAGTTACAGTGGCGAGTCTTTTGCTAAGATTTCTTGCTCTGGTGCACATTGGCAGCCAGTGGTTGAAGTGAATATTTTGGCTTTGCCATGCCAATTTTTGAAGGACACCGCATGTCTGAATTGAAGTTTGATTCAAATCCACCAAGTGCACTAACCCTTATAAATGGTCAGCATAGTCTAAGCCACGGACCCACATCTTCGAAGACACAAGTTTCAGGGAGCAATTGCTTGAAGCACGCTTCTAACATACTTTTTATACAGCACCACACCAAATAAGCATATCTATCTTGACGTATGAGTGTGTATGTGGTTTTGAGAAGAATTCGTCTGAAGGGCAAGGGCTCCATCCAGTCCCGACTCTTACCCCcaacttttgtttttttgcagCTGCTTTAAGTAACGCGTACAGTATTAATTACTTTTCACAAGGTTTTAGAGTAGACAAAACTCTACCAATGATGCAaagaacaaataataataatatctaacaataataaataacaaaaatGTATAATAAATAACAAAAATGTATAATATATAAACAAATAATATCTCACTTACCCACAATGGCTGTGCACGCAAAAATGCAGTCACAAGGCTTAATGAACCTTGATAATGGGCAGTTTGCAGAGTACTGATGCTATATAAAAAATGAAGGTAAACTTACATTTCACTCAAGAAATCATTCCTGTGGAGAACCTTGTTCAGTATTTCCAACATCTCATCCTTGCTAGCATTTCTGGTCACTGCCTGTAAATTTGAGAAAGTCTAAGTGCTCTATTTGTTTCGAGGGGCACTAAAGATGAATGCTGAATGCAACACCCCTAGATTTGATACCTGATACTCCCTCTACATATATTTGGTGAAAAATGTTAGctcaataataaacaaaataatagcGAGAACTTTCACATGTTAAAATTCAGGGCCCAACCACTGCCCACGTGCATCATTCCAACATCACAGctttcaatatatatattgtttcaTTACAGTGACAGCGAAGAACCAGTCAGTTAAAAAACTCTGAATCATGAATTTAACTCATTTCTTTATTGGACAAACTTGTATCCAGAAAACAAGTAACAttcaaagcagaacaaaaatggcagccaCAATCGCCAGTTGTCAATATCTGATCTGCGGGTTGAATGCATTAGCTAGTTATACGTGCCTAATCATACATTACAGCGAAATCGCTGGCGCTAACATAAATTTCACGACTAACAGCACTATTATTATGGTGTGCACAATCTCAATAGATAAGTCTCTTTCACTGTAGAATTGGCAACATTCTGAAATGTTAGATACGTGTAGAAGCATCATCTGCCAAAAGATAAATttcatcatgagaagccaacaaagacaccaaggaaaccatag
It includes:
- the Dna2 gene encoding DNA replication ATP-dependent helicase/nuclease DNA2; translated protein: MMRPCNTGATMKTKKQTSLSKGQRLLSGYFNKSLKEPTLGEANTEKKGSPSLSQDVIDLSDDDVVPPTQCQQACKSVLTKRTAIGRPPVKIPLKQLGTETLIERTLPKPLRLRSSPAKQLSRSASSKTDTVLQTKRKHEDEVDQCVNVDFKRSPFVQNSKIVAGANVLHSFQATKENIPEEKASLKQFCQGGSEDLITEKTRTGDENAQVNLACGENNPVDDWGLDDDFDFGNESLDFDISAVPVYRSVKAVVRDISYATPGCVHLTVHQTASQEELECILKGSWQNEKVCLGDFIYIHAKFVGKTATIDSEGGLIVTNPDMLVNSTSIVASLFCTRKSVLASKFRDIDGSNVTMLVGSIAHELFQKAVTRNASKDEMLEILNKVLHRNDFLSEMYSLNTSETEVRELLVKLLPNISRWIKDYMGTKLPADGKQGLLVTEVRDIEDNYWCPRIGIKGKVDATLEVKVHNHRQLVPLELKTGRHTFSSEHKGQVILYAMMMAERQATDVEEGLLLYIRDCVDMQRVPSRHAERRDLLQRRNELASYLADATGVLPTPIDSQRFCPKCPYATTCSIYRRSTAEGRTSQLEIQPEPQFVMDSVKHLSAEHISYFLDWCSMLNMEVEHAKRDLQDRFWVEDATKRENKGLCFSSVKLARDREILSVNEQAFRHAFHRSGSSSLGSFTKCFGLHVGDRIAVSEQESLTCVAVATGTVTTVANDEVVLDLDKNMHTCQEWQTKTYRIDKVYSSASFTISYSNLARLMSAEPESDKLRSLVIDRSMPVYRKTLSKEIAVACHAVLKPLNNFQRRAILKFLMSEDYVLFKGMPGTGKTTTIAALVQALVLLKKRVLLTSYTHSGVDSVLLKLKARGVPFVRLGATSKVHPDLKEFSASNLTATISTTLGLQEFYESQLVVACTCLGSGQGPLKRLRFDACIVDEASQALQPACLGPLFLARSFVLVGDTQQLPPVVQSDDARKKGMDESLFARLERPENTVVLPVQYRMNREITAVCNKLTYAGQLECGSDDVANASLSLPNLPSTLGRVLPPDSWMLKATSKELEAAVVFVCTDALASSHEDTSDRKGTTSGIEVTIILQLVAVLIKGGLPPEEVGVIAPFRNQVQLLKQAVSRTVQVDISTVDQFQGKEKSVVLLSCVKKYTGDSKETEILNDQRRLTVAVSRARHKLIIVGSSSTLRKYKPFEKLLSFLREDQFLRLQSGDESRYKESALQN